A DNA window from Falco peregrinus isolate bFalPer1 chromosome 8, bFalPer1.pri, whole genome shotgun sequence contains the following coding sequences:
- the RALB gene encoding ras-related protein Ral-B: MAASKSKNQSSLALHKVIMVGSGGVGKSALTLQFMYDEFVEDYEPTKADSYRKKVVLDGEEVQIDILDTAGQEDYAAIRDNYFRSGEGFLLVFSITEHESFTATAEFREQILRVKAEEDKIPLLVVGNKSDLEERRQVPVEEARSKAEEWGVQYVETSAKTRANVDKVFFDLMREIRAKKMSENKDKNGKKSGKNKKSFKERCCLL, encoded by the exons ATGGCTGCCAGTAAGAGCAAGAACCAGAGTTCCTTAGCCCTCCATAAAGTGATAATGGTTGGCAGTGGAGGTGTGGGCAAATCTGCACTCACTCTTCAATTTATGTATGATGAG TTTGTAGAAGACTATGAACCTACCAAGGCTGACAGCTACAGAAAGAAAGTAGTTCTGGATGGTGAAGAAGTTCAAATAGACATTCTGGACACAGCAGGACAGGAAGATTATGCAGCCATCAGAGATAACTATTTTCGCAGTGGGGAAGGATTTCTTCTAGTCTTCTCAATAACAGAGCATGAATCCttcacagcaacagcagagtTTCG GGAACAGATCCTGCGTGTGAAGGCTGAAGAAGATAAAATCCCTTTACTTGTAGTGGGAAACAAATCTGACTTGGAAGAACGCAGACAAGTGCCTGTAGAAGAAGCTAGAAGTAAGGCAGAAGAGTGGGGTGTGCAGTACGTAGAAACCTCTGCCAAAACTAGAGCAAATGTAGATAAG GTATTCTTTGATTTAATGAGAGAAatcagagcaaagaaaatgtcagaaaacaaagacaagaaCGGCAAGAAAAGTGGcaagaacaagaaaagctttaaagaaaGATGTTGCTTACTGTGA